Proteins from one Cellulosilyticum lentocellum DSM 5427 genomic window:
- a CDS encoding HlyD family secretion protein, with translation MKLNKLFLLVLSSLLLLSGCNTAEPTSVEVAAPPSSLVLYGDVTPDNSQLITLDFPAKVTAVHVKNGDILQKDDILFTLDFSDYLLQMSSKEKELEEAQIQLKNLEQSLNPQLAQYDATSENLALKKKYLQQDSDPEIIPLESELELLEKEATTTKSLYETNQELFTNGLLAQQELEASEQAYKAILQKIKATSSAIKQIKDARTLEVNTLSNELKSLKSQISNTDQEKSTSLEKLRVQIALLEETISNMKSKLDEPYLRENTIIAPVNDMVVYDIAVMNGSDLSSTNGILGKLLSQDSLYILADIPEESLSLVKEGQPVSISLAGHTDSQPVLAGTISQIAGCATLKDGDTVVEAHIQVTEGSKHLKAGLSADIIVSY, from the coding sequence ATGAAACTTAATAAACTTTTTCTTTTAGTACTTAGTAGCTTGCTACTTCTTTCCGGTTGCAATACTGCTGAACCCACCTCTGTAGAAGTAGCTGCTCCCCCTTCTTCACTTGTCCTATATGGAGATGTTACTCCTGATAATTCTCAGCTTATCACCTTAGATTTTCCGGCTAAGGTAACTGCTGTCCATGTGAAAAATGGTGACATCCTTCAAAAGGATGATATCCTATTTACCTTGGATTTCTCTGATTACCTCCTTCAAATGAGTTCTAAGGAAAAAGAACTAGAGGAAGCACAAATTCAATTAAAAAATCTAGAGCAAAGCCTAAACCCTCAGCTGGCCCAGTATGATGCTACTTCCGAAAATCTAGCTTTAAAGAAGAAATATCTCCAACAAGACAGTGACCCTGAAATTATTCCTCTCGAAAGTGAATTAGAGCTTTTGGAAAAAGAGGCTACTACTACTAAAAGCTTATATGAGACCAATCAAGAGCTTTTTACAAATGGGCTTCTTGCTCAGCAGGAATTAGAGGCTAGTGAGCAAGCTTATAAGGCTATCCTGCAAAAAATAAAAGCTACCTCTTCTGCCATAAAGCAAATAAAAGATGCACGCACATTAGAAGTAAACACTTTATCTAATGAGCTTAAGAGCCTTAAATCTCAAATAAGTAATACTGACCAAGAAAAATCTACTAGTCTTGAAAAGCTTCGTGTTCAAATAGCACTTCTTGAAGAAACCATCAGTAACATGAAAAGTAAGCTAGATGAACCTTATCTAAGAGAAAATACCATCATTGCCCCTGTTAATGATATGGTGGTTTATGACATTGCCGTTATGAATGGCAGTGACCTATCTAGTACTAATGGCATCCTTGGTAAGCTGCTCTCTCAAGATTCTCTTTATATTTTAGCTGATATTCCTGAGGAATCTTTAAGCTTAGTCAAAGAAGGTCAACCTGTTTCCATTTCTCTAGCTGGACATACGGATTCACAGCCTGTACTTGCTGGCACTATTTCTCAAATAGCAGGCTGCGCTACACTAAAAGATGGTGATACTGTTGTAGAAGCCCATATTCAAGTAACAGAGGGTTCTAAACACCTCAAAGCAGGCCTTTCTGCTGATATTATTGTCAGTTATTGA